A region from the Tahibacter amnicola genome encodes:
- a CDS encoding alpha/beta fold hydrolase: protein MTAPVALNVVTLGQPGRLPVIFVHGMAGTAGLWIISYAFWLLEHCHVIAYDQRGHGLSPATPQGYRLVDQADDIERVRQDHAQGPAIVVGYSYGGHIATQWAMRYPAQARGLVVIDSPPLPLAPAQIAELLHGVPQALGGEAAPDGPLVNRIRDRLDDSIRQRRRPLTRMKARLEALRETTFERDVLADVPFADDAYRAIRCPTLLLYATRAGNLAFANRQQKLIPDCRTRLVDAEHDLVTRNTEAVREHLRDFLREVADSPRSDVVQRDRGSR from the coding sequence ATGACGGCCCCGGTTGCGTTGAACGTCGTCACGCTGGGCCAGCCGGGCCGGTTGCCGGTGATCTTCGTGCACGGCATGGCTGGCACGGCGGGCCTGTGGATCATCAGCTACGCCTTCTGGCTGCTGGAGCACTGCCACGTCATTGCCTATGACCAGCGTGGGCACGGGCTCTCGCCGGCAACGCCGCAGGGGTATCGGCTGGTGGATCAGGCGGACGATATCGAGCGGGTCCGCCAGGACCATGCGCAGGGGCCCGCGATTGTCGTGGGTTACAGCTACGGCGGGCATATCGCCACGCAGTGGGCGATGCGTTATCCGGCGCAGGCGCGAGGCCTGGTGGTGATCGATTCGCCGCCACTGCCCCTGGCGCCGGCGCAGATCGCCGAACTGCTGCACGGCGTGCCGCAGGCGTTGGGTGGCGAAGCGGCGCCGGACGGACCGCTGGTCAATCGCATCCGTGACCGCCTGGATGACTCGATCCGGCAGCGCCGGCGTCCGCTGACACGCATGAAGGCGCGCCTGGAGGCCCTGCGCGAGACGACGTTCGAGCGTGACGTACTCGCGGACGTGCCGTTTGCCGACGACGCCTACCGGGCGATCCGCTGTCCGACGTTGCTGCTCTACGCCACGCGTGCGGGAAATCTCGCATTCGCCAACCGGCAGCAAAAGCTGATACCGGATTGTCGCACCCGCCTGGTGGATGCCGAGCACGATCTCGTCACGCGTAACACCGAGGCAGTGCGGGAGCACCTGCGTGACTTCCTGCGCGAAGTCGCCGACTCGCCCCGCAGCGACGTCGTGCAGCGCGACCGGGGTTCACGCTGA
- a CDS encoding glycosyltransferase, protein MKARILMAAPPLRGHLAPLVAVANTLAAQGYAVQFLNFLDADLGLGPSVDERRHAAPIRYPSGEGDVMADALGCLGEFCREVYSYTLAQARAFAPDLVIADQQFPIASAVAADRGCPYIATLSTPALLMGGLPIPVQEATAELPQVGGAFRQALRRAYQDLLAGLGAELGAPLHGEPLSPHGNWCFATEAFCGVPAQSLREDRVRFVGPAIQPVPATTQDQALFDEVAAFAGRRFLLAMGSVLGNMSASRADVVAIYRNALLALDEPEHLLLMVASEDVTREVLEGVSPRATVLTRRFINQFHLMPAFDLLLTHGGYNTIAESLYHQVPVMAFPFVFDQSQMAHRLEDLGVGACVSRKRHTPALIRRCAEKLLSDAGLRERAGVQHRAIAEAGIDGRVAVREVVRLLRHGGANR, encoded by the coding sequence ATGAAAGCACGCATCCTGATGGCGGCACCGCCGCTGCGCGGTCACCTGGCGCCCCTGGTCGCCGTCGCGAACACGCTGGCGGCGCAGGGCTATGCGGTGCAGTTCCTGAACTTCCTGGACGCCGACCTCGGCCTGGGGCCGTCCGTCGATGAGCGGCGTCATGCTGCACCGATCCGGTACCCGTCCGGGGAGGGTGACGTCATGGCGGACGCGCTTGGCTGCCTGGGTGAATTCTGTCGTGAAGTGTATTCGTACACCCTCGCGCAGGCTCGGGCGTTCGCGCCGGACCTGGTCATCGCCGACCAACAGTTCCCTATCGCCTCGGCCGTGGCGGCGGACCGCGGGTGCCCGTACATCGCCACCCTCAGCACACCGGCCCTGCTGATGGGCGGACTGCCGATCCCCGTGCAGGAAGCGACCGCGGAGCTGCCCCAGGTGGGCGGCGCATTCCGGCAGGCCTTGCGACGGGCGTACCAGGACCTCCTGGCCGGGCTGGGCGCAGAGCTGGGCGCGCCGCTGCACGGTGAGCCGTTGTCGCCGCATGGGAACTGGTGCTTTGCCACGGAGGCGTTCTGCGGCGTGCCCGCACAGTCGCTGCGTGAGGACCGCGTGCGGTTCGTCGGGCCAGCCATCCAGCCAGTTCCGGCAACGACGCAGGACCAGGCATTGTTCGATGAAGTTGCCGCGTTCGCCGGCCGCCGCTTCCTGCTGGCCATGGGGTCGGTGCTGGGCAACATGAGCGCCAGCCGCGCGGACGTCGTGGCGATCTATCGCAATGCACTGCTGGCACTGGACGAGCCGGAACATCTGCTGCTGATGGTGGCGTCAGAGGACGTCACGCGGGAGGTGCTCGAAGGCGTATCGCCACGCGCGACGGTGCTGACGCGTCGCTTCATCAACCAGTTCCATCTGATGCCGGCATTTGACCTGTTGCTGACGCACGGCGGCTACAACACCATTGCCGAAAGCCTGTACCACCAGGTGCCGGTGATGGCGTTCCCGTTTGTGTTCGACCAGTCGCAGATGGCACATCGGCTGGAAGACCTGGGCGTCGGTGCCTGTGTATCGCGCAAGCGGCATACGCCGGCGCTGATTCGGCGCTGTGCGGAAAAGCTGCTGTCCGATGCCGGACTGCGCGAGCGGGCAGGAGTGCAGCATCGCGCTATTGCCGAGGCGGGGATAGATGGACGTGTCGCAGTACGCGAAGTGGTGCGACTTCTGCGTCACGGGGGTGCTAATCGGTAA
- a CDS encoding tyrosinase family protein, protein MATRRTVLKTMLTSGVAVAFCGSLDGLAAFVKSTLRVRRSLHGMALDDPDLDAYRSFVGTMQGYDQTKPVSWLGYSLQHGEYDGDYKYCPHGDWYFLPWHREYVLMYENAVRAITGHDGFAMPFWDWTVDRVLPAAFTEPTYNGKPNPLYVKDRTLSNPQHWPLPDRIVGPDVMKAIYAETDFQLFGTSKNPEQDDLDMSWVVAGGGTQGILERTPHNTVHNWIGAFMPTAGSPRDPIFFMHHSNIDRIWAYWNALGRSNTSGMDADTQRLWLQMNFKDNYLRPDGTPYSVQVIDVQDTEALGYTYEGLPKADFAQTETSRNNRLLSLFATGAGMRGTTDGLSMLPTTNTVPATPAKPLVQRVRMHGSTRQSVLSASADSTRRTEVFALIKDMQATPNIEGVRVFVNAENLTASTPDTDPHFVTEIAFLKHGKGGHHKAPPSALVDLTPALRKLGQQGALKDDTVSVHLLPILREGTKANGEQVVPASVEIAVL, encoded by the coding sequence ATGGCAACTCGCAGAACCGTGCTCAAGACGATGCTCACCAGCGGCGTTGCCGTCGCCTTCTGCGGCAGCCTGGATGGCCTGGCCGCCTTCGTGAAAAGTACCTTGCGCGTGCGGCGCAGCCTGCACGGCATGGCGCTGGATGATCCGGACCTGGACGCCTACCGCAGCTTCGTCGGCACCATGCAGGGCTACGACCAGACCAAGCCGGTCAGCTGGCTGGGCTACTCGCTGCAGCACGGCGAGTACGACGGCGATTACAAATACTGCCCGCACGGCGACTGGTATTTCCTGCCCTGGCACCGCGAGTACGTGCTGATGTACGAGAACGCCGTGCGTGCCATCACCGGCCATGACGGCTTTGCCATGCCCTTCTGGGACTGGACCGTCGACCGCGTCCTGCCGGCCGCCTTCACCGAGCCGACCTACAACGGCAAGCCCAATCCGCTGTACGTGAAGGACCGCACGCTCAGCAATCCGCAGCACTGGCCGCTGCCGGACCGCATCGTCGGCCCGGACGTGATGAAGGCCATCTACGCCGAGACCGACTTCCAGCTCTTCGGCACGAGCAAGAACCCCGAACAGGACGACCTGGACATGAGCTGGGTCGTTGCCGGCGGCGGTACCCAGGGAATCCTCGAGCGTACTCCGCACAACACGGTTCACAACTGGATCGGCGCGTTCATGCCCACCGCCGGCTCGCCGCGCGATCCGATCTTTTTCATGCACCATTCCAACATCGATCGCATCTGGGCGTACTGGAACGCCCTGGGCCGCAGCAATACCAGCGGCATGGATGCCGACACGCAGCGGCTCTGGTTGCAGATGAACTTCAAGGACAACTACCTGCGCCCGGATGGCACGCCGTACAGCGTGCAGGTGATTGATGTCCAGGACACCGAGGCGCTCGGCTACACCTACGAGGGACTCCCCAAGGCCGATTTCGCGCAGACCGAGACCTCGCGCAACAACCGTCTGCTCTCGCTCTTTGCAACCGGCGCAGGCATGCGCGGCACCACCGATGGCCTGAGCATGCTGCCGACCACCAACACCGTGCCGGCCACACCCGCCAAGCCCCTGGTGCAACGGGTGCGCATGCACGGGTCCACGCGCCAGTCCGTACTCAGCGCCAGCGCCGACAGCACGCGGCGCACGGAAGTGTTCGCCCTGATCAAGGACATGCAGGCCACACCGAACATCGAAGGCGTGCGGGTCTTTGTCAATGCGGAAAACCTCACCGCCAGCACGCCCGATACCGACCCCCACTTCGTCACCGAGATCGCCTTCCTGAAACACGGCAAGGGCGGACACCACAAGGCCCCGCCCTCGGCCCTGGTGGATCTGACGCCGGCACTGCGCAAACTCGGCCAGCAAGGCGCCCTCAAGGACGACACGGTCAGCGTGCACCTGCTGCCGATCCTGCGCGAAGGCACCAAGGCCAACGGCGAACAGGTCGTCCCGGCCTCGGTCGAGATTGCCGTGCTGTAA
- a CDS encoding zinc-finger domain-containing protein: MSRPNPAAAKTIPANAENRYEVTRADLPLSCPMPGMSLWNSHPKVYLPIEDEGGHSVCPYCGAQYVLKS; encoded by the coding sequence ATGTCCCGACCCAATCCCGCGGCGGCGAAGACCATACCCGCCAATGCCGAGAACCGTTACGAAGTGACGCGTGCCGACCTGCCGTTGTCCTGTCCGATGCCCGGCATGAGCCTTTGGAACTCCCATCCGAAGGTCTATCTGCCGATCGAGGACGAGGGCGGCCATTCCGTGTGCCCTTACTGCGGCGCACAGTACGTTCTGAAGTCGTAG
- a CDS encoding glycosyltransferase has protein sequence MEGRRLTVVQLAPALDTGGVERSVLEVGAALAAAGHRSVVISGGGRLVPRLVEQGSEHIVRSIGQKSLLSLRHIGGLRRLFSEIQPDIVHARSRVPAWLAHFALKGMPSSMHFVTTVHGLNSPGRYSAIMTRGERVIAVSHTVRDYLIRHYEIDPLRIVVIPRGIDPEEFPYGHRPDEEWLNGFYAQYPQLAGAPLLTLPGRGTRLKGHKDAIDLVAALKNRGIETRLLLLGVVEPKRAAYVAELRRLIEERGLTDRVVLSEPRSDVRDVYAASALVLQLSNKPEAFGRTVIEALALCRPVLGYAQGGVGELLSELYPSGRVPFDDFGRLVERAAELLRLAPAIPPLRRYLLADMQRATLSLYDALVTGDHAALRSTYAMS, from the coding sequence GTGGAGGGTCGTCGACTCACCGTCGTGCAGCTGGCGCCCGCCCTGGATACGGGAGGCGTCGAGCGTTCGGTGCTGGAAGTAGGGGCGGCCCTGGCGGCTGCCGGGCACCGGTCGGTGGTCATTTCCGGCGGCGGCCGCCTCGTGCCACGCCTGGTCGAGCAGGGCAGTGAGCACATCGTCCGGTCCATCGGGCAGAAGTCGTTGCTGAGCCTCCGCCACATCGGCGGGCTGCGGCGGCTGTTCAGCGAGATCCAGCCCGACATCGTCCACGCGCGCTCGCGCGTGCCGGCGTGGCTGGCCCATTTCGCACTCAAGGGCATGCCCTCGAGCATGCACTTCGTCACCACGGTGCATGGCCTGAACTCGCCCGGGCGCTATAGCGCCATCATGACGCGCGGCGAGCGTGTGATCGCGGTGTCGCACACCGTGCGCGACTACCTGATCCGGCACTACGAGATCGACCCGCTGCGCATCGTGGTCATCCCGCGAGGCATTGACCCGGAGGAGTTCCCCTACGGCCACCGGCCCGACGAGGAATGGCTCAACGGTTTCTACGCCCAGTACCCCCAGCTGGCGGGCGCACCGCTCCTGACGCTTCCGGGCCGCGGTACGCGGCTGAAGGGGCACAAGGACGCCATCGACCTGGTCGCTGCGCTGAAGAACCGCGGCATCGAGACCCGCCTGCTGCTGCTGGGCGTGGTCGAACCCAAGCGGGCCGCTTACGTGGCGGAGCTGCGTCGCCTGATCGAGGAACGCGGGCTGACCGATCGCGTGGTGCTGTCCGAGCCGCGCTCGGATGTGCGCGACGTCTACGCGGCCAGTGCGCTGGTGCTGCAGCTGTCGAACAAGCCCGAGGCCTTTGGCCGGACAGTCATCGAGGCATTGGCCCTGTGCCGTCCGGTGCTGGGCTACGCCCAGGGCGGCGTGGGCGAGTTGCTGAGCGAGTTGTATCCATCCGGCCGCGTTCCGTTTGATGATTTCGGGCGCCTGGTCGAACGCGCGGCAGAACTGCTGCGCCTGGCGCCGGCGATTCCACCGCTGCGCCGCTACCTGTTGGCGGACATGCAGAGGGCTACCTTGTCCCTCTACGACGCCCTCGTCACGGGCGATCACGCCGCGCTGCGATCCACCTACGCCATGAGCTGA